Proteins encoded by one window of Cyclobacteriaceae bacterium:
- a CDS encoding cellulase family glycosylhydrolase, which translates to MKATIKILMLLWLVTALTQTSAQHFTKGVNVTGWFQSGSAREIQFTMFTKNDFEQIKSLGCDVIRLPINLHYMTNGEPDYTLDPLFLNMLDQVVDWAEELEIHLILDNHTFDPSVDTSPDVIHPLKKTWAQMAEHFKNRSEYIYYEILNEPHGIADATWAQIQQEVIDVIREHDTEHYIVVGGAGWNGYNNLSALPVYADDKLIYTFHFYDPFIFTHQGATWGSPSMASLANVPFPYQAASMPATPNDLKGTWVESAINNYPTEGTINRVRQLIDIAVAFKEQRNVPIFCGELGVYIPNSNNADRILWYEVVTEYLNQKGISWTMWDYKGGFGLFEKNSGEMFDYDLNVPLLQKLNFTVPPQQEYVKKPELKSLVLYDDYPGPRLYNTSYRSSGVLDFYAPNAFSGDYCLCWNDVGQYDAIALDFRPDVDLSKLKDHDFELAFKVKSASPSVKFDIRFLDTKTGPTDRPWRMGKTIDNTVTSFNGQWQEVRIPLKTLEEKGAWDNAWYNPQGLFDWTNIDRIEIVPEHQPLAGISICYDDIKIEGEDIIEEVVTSIAEEAFLSDVRVFPNPFIEDVTIQSKSMRNTGYEITITNQLGVQLKRISHYTESDGILTATWNRLNEVGQRVPSGIYFVRIKSGNTTRTVKIFAQ; encoded by the coding sequence ATGAAGGCTACCATAAAGATCCTGATGTTACTGTGGCTTGTAACTGCGCTGACACAAACCAGCGCCCAGCATTTTACCAAAGGTGTCAATGTTACCGGATGGTTTCAGTCGGGCAGCGCGCGTGAAATTCAATTTACCATGTTTACCAAGAATGATTTTGAGCAAATAAAATCATTGGGTTGTGATGTAATCCGGCTGCCGATTAACCTGCATTACATGACCAACGGTGAACCTGACTACACGCTCGATCCGCTGTTTTTAAATATGCTTGATCAGGTTGTTGACTGGGCAGAAGAATTAGAAATTCATTTAATTCTTGACAACCATACATTTGATCCATCTGTCGATACGTCACCGGATGTAATCCATCCACTAAAAAAGACATGGGCACAGATGGCCGAGCACTTCAAAAACAGATCGGAATACATCTACTATGAAATACTGAATGAACCACACGGTATTGCTGATGCTACGTGGGCCCAGATACAGCAAGAAGTAATTGATGTGATCCGTGAACACGATACTGAACATTACATTGTTGTAGGCGGTGCCGGCTGGAACGGATACAATAACCTTTCAGCGTTGCCGGTTTACGCAGATGACAAACTCATCTACACCTTTCATTTCTACGATCCATTTATTTTCACGCATCAAGGCGCTACCTGGGGAAGTCCTTCTATGGCCTCTTTGGCTAACGTTCCTTTTCCTTACCAGGCAGCTTCCATGCCTGCCACACCCAATGATCTGAAAGGAACGTGGGTTGAAAGCGCCATAAACAACTATCCTACTGAAGGAACTATTAACCGCGTGCGTCAACTCATTGATATTGCCGTTGCCTTTAAAGAACAACGCAATGTGCCAATCTTTTGTGGAGAACTTGGTGTGTATATTCCAAACAGCAACAATGCAGATCGTATTCTGTGGTATGAAGTAGTTACCGAATACCTGAATCAAAAAGGTATTTCGTGGACGATGTGGGATTACAAAGGTGGCTTTGGCTTGTTTGAAAAAAATTCGGGAGAAATGTTTGACTACGATTTGAACGTACCCCTGCTGCAAAAACTCAATTTTACCGTTCCACCACAACAGGAGTATGTGAAAAAACCAGAACTAAAAAGTTTGGTTTTATACGATGATTATCCCGGTCCGAGACTTTACAATACAAGCTACCGCAGCAGCGGAGTGCTTGATTTTTATGCCCCTAACGCCTTCAGCGGAGACTACTGTTTGTGCTGGAATGATGTGGGCCAATACGATGCCATCGCACTCGACTTCAGGCCGGACGTAGATTTAAGCAAACTAAAAGACCATGATTTTGAACTGGCATTCAAAGTGAAATCAGCCTCGCCATCTGTAAAATTTGATATACGCTTTTTAGATACCAAGACAGGACCAACCGACAGACCTTGGCGCATGGGCAAAACAATTGACAACACCGTTACTTCGTTTAACGGCCAATGGCAGGAAGTGAGAATCCCACTAAAGACATTGGAGGAAAAAGGCGCCTGGGATAATGCGTGGTATAACCCACAAGGCTTGTTCGACTGGACCAACATCGACCGCATTGAAATTGTACCGGAACATCAACCACTTGCTGGTATCAGCATTTGTTATGATGATATTAAAATTGAAGGTGAGGACATTATTGAAGAAGTGGTGACCAGCATTGCGGAAGAAGCCTTTTTATCGGATGTGCGCGTTTTTCCAAACCCATTCATTGAGGACGTAACCATCCAATCAAAATCAATGAGAAACACGGGCTATGAAATTACTATCACCAACCAACTCGGTGTTCAACTAAAAAGAATTTCTCACTACACCGAAAGCGATGGAATACTGACTGCAACCTGGAACCGGCTAAATGAAGTTGGTCAACGCGTACCTTCCGGAATTTATTTTGTTCGCATCAAATCTGGCAACACCACACGAACAGTTAAAATTTTCGCACAGTAA
- a CDS encoding cellulase family glycosylhydrolase — protein sequence MKEYFHQITLIVFVCLSSFIHAQPTPLPQIQVKGNLFVNNIGEPVVFRGLNTSDPYKLQADKQWNKRYFQEIKNWGANAVRFPVHPANWRTLGKEAYIKLLDEGIQWATELQLYVIIDWHSIGNLKTEVFHRPSYKTTISETRDFWQTMAKQYGKNSTVAFFELFNEPVNNGDFGSCTWAEWKTIMEDLIAIIRAEGATNIPLVAGFNWGYDLIEAGAEPIRATDIGYVSHPYPMKREKPWEEKWTKDWGFMAERYPIMLTEIGFSGEEEKGAHIPVISDESYGDAITAYSKQKGISYIVWCFDPDWGPMLIRDWNFNTTRQGKYFKQALSETK from the coding sequence ATGAAGGAATATTTTCATCAAATAACACTGATTGTATTTGTGTGTTTGAGCAGCTTCATTCACGCTCAGCCAACACCGCTACCGCAAATACAGGTAAAAGGAAATCTGTTTGTAAATAATATTGGAGAACCCGTTGTATTTCGAGGGCTCAACACAAGCGATCCTTACAAACTACAGGCCGACAAACAATGGAACAAACGGTACTTTCAGGAAATCAAAAACTGGGGAGCAAATGCGGTTCGGTTTCCGGTACATCCGGCCAACTGGCGTACGCTGGGTAAAGAAGCCTACATAAAACTATTAGATGAGGGTATTCAGTGGGCTACCGAGTTACAACTTTATGTAATCATCGACTGGCACAGCATCGGTAACCTGAAAACGGAAGTGTTTCACCGGCCATCATACAAAACCACAATAAGTGAAACCCGCGATTTCTGGCAAACTATGGCTAAACAGTATGGTAAAAATTCAACGGTTGCCTTTTTTGAATTATTCAATGAACCTGTGAACAATGGTGATTTTGGAAGCTGCACGTGGGCCGAATGGAAAACGATTATGGAAGATCTAATTGCCATCATTCGTGCTGAAGGCGCAACAAACATCCCCCTCGTGGCAGGGTTTAACTGGGGCTACGACCTCATAGAAGCTGGCGCTGAACCGATACGTGCAACGGATATAGGCTATGTAAGTCACCCCTACCCGATGAAACGCGAGAAACCCTGGGAAGAAAAATGGACTAAGGATTGGGGTTTTATGGCAGAACGCTACCCCATTATGCTTACTGAAATTGGTTTCAGTGGTGAAGAAGAAAAAGGGGCACATATTCCGGTAATCAGTGATGAGTCGTACGGTGATGCCATTACCGCTTACAGTAAACAAAAAGGAATCTCGTATATCGTTTGGTGTTTTGATCCGGATTGGGGCCCGATGTTGATACGCGATTGGAATTTTAATACTACCCGACAAGGAAAATATTTCAAGCAAGCGCTTAGCGAAACGAAATAA